A single Anopheles arabiensis isolate DONGOLA chromosome 2, AaraD3, whole genome shotgun sequence DNA region contains:
- the LOC120896383 gene encoding set1/Ash2 histone methyltransferase complex subunit ASH2 isoform X2 → MEETTQNFSKSRQQKRKLPNSEQSGALGKKSRLGTDVGALVKLPAHGYPLEHPFNKDGYRYILAEPDPHAPFRQEFDESADWAGKPIPGWLYRVLSPNAVLIALHDRAPQLKVSEDRLSITGEKGYCMARASHYVTKGCWYWEATVEDMPDGSACRLGWGQEYANLQAPLGYDKFGYSWRSRKGTKFHESHGKHYSAGYGEGDTLGFLITLPSDNQANQASNTFKDRPLVKFKSHLYYEDKDRVNETLKALKVQPGSKIHYFKNGVCQGEAFVDVYKGAYYPAISLHKNVTISVNFGPKFKHPEVLKEFKAQSMHERVEEMICEQTMADMMYFTENDGKLRLDTYSI, encoded by the exons CCACGCAAAACTTTTCGAAAAGCAGACAACAGAAGCGAAAGCTGCCCAACAGTGAGCAAAGCGGGGCGCTTGGAAAGAAGAGCCGCCTCGGCACGGATGTCGGTGCGCTGGTCAAGCTGCCAGCCCACGGCTACCCGCTGGAGCATCCGTTCAACAAGGATGGATACCGGTACATACTGGCAGAACCCGACCCGCACGCACCGTTCCGGCAAGAGTTTGACGAAAGCGCTGACTGGGCAGGCAAACCGATTCCGGGCTGGCTGTATCGAGTGCTGTCGCCGAACGCGGTGCTGATCGCGTTGCACGATCGTGCTCCCCAGCTAAAGGTATCCGAGGATCGACTGTCGATAACGGGCGAGAAGGGTTACTGCATGGCACGGGCTTCTCATT ACGTCACTAAAGGATGCTGGTACTGGGAAGCTACCGTGGAGGATATGCCCGATGGTTCGGCCTGCCGTCTGGGATGGGGACAGGAGTATGCCAATCTGCAGGCACCACTCGGTTACGATAAGTTCGGATATTCGTGGCGGTCGCGAAAGGGCACCAAATTCCACGAATCACACGGCAAGCATTACAGCGCGGGGTATGGAGAGGGGGACACGCTCGGCTTTCTAATCACACTGCCGAGCGATAATCAGGCAAACCAGGCATCGAACACGTTCAAGGACCGGCCGCTGGTAAAGTTCAAAAGCCATCTGTATTACGAGGACAAGGACCGTGTGAATGAAACGCTGAAGGCGCTGAAAGTGCAGCCGGGCAGTAAGATTCACTATTTTAAGAACGGCGTCTGTCAGGGGGAGGCATTTGTGGACGTGTACAAAGGTGCCTACTATCCGGCAATATCGTTGCACAAAAACGTAACGATCAGTGTGAATTTTGGACCGAAATTTAAGCACCCAGAGGTGCTGAAAGAGTTCAAAGCCCAGTCG ATGCACGAACGAGTGGAAGAAATGATCTGCGAGCAAACCATGGCCGACATGATGTACTTTACGGAAAATGATGGAAAGCTTCGACTCGACACCTACAGCATCTAA
- the LOC120896385 gene encoding bolA-like protein DDB_G0274169, with product MLAGLCRTQFGLIKGSTCHVLKMSTVEKPIENAIRAGLTKELVPVHLEVVNESYMHNVPKGSETHFKVLVVSPQFEGLPLIKRHRLVNEIVKSQLAGDFVHALSIVAKTPQQWDEAYKLEPSPNCKGGFGK from the exons ATGCTCGCCGGACTCTGCAGAACACAGTTTGGATTGATAAAAGGCTCTACCTGCCATGTGCTCAAAATGTCCACTGTTGAAAAACCTATCGAAAATGCTATCCGTGCAGGACTAACGAAAGAGCTTGTGCCCGTGCATTTGGAAGTGGTCAATGAATCGTACATGCACAACGTGCCCAAGGGTTCCGAGACGCACTTCAAAGTTCTAGTGGTTTCGCCACAGTTCGAGGGACTTCCGCTAATAAAG CGTCATCGTTTGGTGAATGAAATCGTTAAGTCGCAGCTTGCCGGAGATTTTGTGCACGCACTTTCGATAGTGGCCAAGACACCTCAGCAGTGGGATGAAGCGTACAAGCTCGAACCTAGCCCAAACTGTAAGGGAGGATTCGGGAAATAA